Proteins from one Mycobacterium sp. EPa45 genomic window:
- a CDS encoding cation diffusion facilitator family transporter — MTAPTESTKTVAIAFGANLVVAVAKTLAGVLSGSASMAAEAAHSWADTGNQAFLMVANRRGSRAADHKHPLGYGREAYVWSLLAAVGLFVVGGTVSVWRGVNELLDDRPADEHYLVAYVVLGIALVMEGISWTQAVRQLRTDAHEMDREVLEYAMKTSDPTVRAVFAEDSAALIGIVLAGAGIGLHQLTGDAAWDAAGSILVGLLLGVVAVLLIDSNRRFLTGEPGTPRLRDAVVASIEALDEVASVRFIRLEYIGPRQLFVVASVDLVGDQIESRIAHTLRDLERRLEADPHIVDVVLTIAEPAELDDAVTRR, encoded by the coding sequence ATGACGGCACCGACAGAGAGCACCAAGACAGTCGCGATCGCGTTCGGCGCCAACCTGGTCGTCGCGGTCGCCAAGACACTTGCCGGCGTGCTGTCCGGGTCGGCGTCGATGGCGGCCGAGGCCGCCCACTCGTGGGCGGACACCGGTAACCAGGCGTTCCTGATGGTGGCCAACCGGCGCGGTAGCCGGGCGGCGGACCACAAGCACCCACTGGGCTACGGCCGGGAGGCGTATGTCTGGTCGCTGCTGGCCGCGGTGGGGTTGTTCGTCGTCGGGGGCACGGTGTCGGTCTGGCGCGGGGTCAATGAACTGCTCGACGATCGGCCCGCCGATGAGCACTACCTGGTGGCGTATGTGGTGCTGGGCATCGCGCTGGTGATGGAGGGCATCTCCTGGACACAGGCGGTGCGGCAGCTGCGCACGGATGCCCACGAGATGGATCGCGAGGTGCTCGAGTACGCGATGAAGACCTCCGATCCCACGGTTCGTGCGGTGTTCGCCGAGGACAGTGCCGCACTGATCGGGATCGTGCTGGCCGGTGCAGGCATCGGGCTGCACCAGCTGACCGGGGACGCGGCCTGGGATGCGGCCGGGTCGATTCTCGTGGGATTGCTGCTCGGCGTGGTGGCGGTGCTGTTGATCGACAGCAACCGGCGGTTCCTGACCGGGGAGCCCGGGACGCCGCGGCTGCGCGATGCGGTGGTGGCCTCGATCGAGGCACTCGACGAGGTGGCGTCGGTCCGGTTCATCCGGCTCGAATACATCGGGCCCCGACAGCTTTTCGTGGTCGCCAGCGTGGACCTGGTGGGCGATCAGATCGAGTCGCGCATCGCGCACACCCTGCGCGATCTGGAACGCAGGCTGGAAGCCGATCCGCACATCGTCGACGTCGTGCTGACGATCGCCGAGCCCGCCGAATTGGACGACGCCGTCACTCGTCGATGA
- a CDS encoding TetR/AcrR family transcriptional regulator: MVRPAQTARSERTRDALRRAALVRFLAQGVEDTSAEQIAADAGVSLRTFYRHFTSKHDLLFADYDVGLEWFRTALQARSPGASILESVQSAIEASPYDPEAVAQIAALRARELDPGRIVRHTRQVEAEFADAIADQLSESAAPKTPDERLRVIVTARCIAAAVFGAMELWMVGEDRSLAELGRLCRTALESLRHGIIDE, encoded by the coding sequence GTGGTTCGCCCTGCTCAGACCGCGCGCAGCGAGCGCACGCGCGACGCCCTGCGTCGCGCGGCTCTTGTGCGCTTTCTGGCCCAAGGCGTCGAGGACACGTCCGCCGAGCAGATCGCCGCCGACGCAGGCGTCTCGTTGCGCACCTTCTACCGGCACTTCACGTCGAAGCACGACCTGCTGTTCGCCGATTACGACGTGGGCCTGGAGTGGTTCCGCACCGCTTTGCAGGCCCGCTCACCGGGGGCGTCCATTCTCGAATCGGTGCAGTCGGCCATCGAAGCCTCACCCTACGATCCCGAGGCGGTCGCCCAGATCGCCGCGCTGCGGGCCAGGGAGCTCGACCCCGGTCGCATAGTGCGTCACACCCGGCAGGTGGAGGCCGAGTTCGCCGACGCAATCGCCGACCAGCTTTCGGAGAGCGCCGCGCCGAAGACACCCGACGAGCGTCTACGGGTGATCGTGACGGCGCGGTGCATCGCCGCAGCGGTCTTCGGTGCGATGGAGCTGTGGATGGTCGGCGAGGACCGATCGTTGGCCGAGTTGGGAAGGCTGTGCCGGACCGCGCTGGAGTCGCTGCGCCACGGCATCATCGACGAGTGA
- a CDS encoding DUF2834 domain-containing protein, producing MTLLVHAVLAVLVIGWIIGSNSAVFRRPADGPAVSALEILYYLVGIASIVLGWYFNIQFVHQYADGTGNVFTGAGSWWQFITLGYDNPAAASASQDYTIGNVILLPLFTIVDGYRRGIRRPWLYFVASLFTSFAFAWAFYLATVERQRLHEKSLQAVGASVG from the coding sequence ATGACGCTCCTCGTTCATGCAGTACTGGCAGTTCTCGTCATCGGATGGATCATCGGGTCCAATTCGGCTGTCTTTCGCCGGCCGGCTGACGGCCCCGCGGTCAGCGCGCTCGAGATCCTCTACTACCTGGTCGGCATCGCTTCGATAGTGCTGGGCTGGTACTTCAACATCCAGTTCGTCCACCAGTACGCCGACGGCACCGGCAACGTGTTCACCGGAGCCGGCAGCTGGTGGCAGTTCATCACCCTGGGCTACGACAACCCGGCAGCCGCGTCGGCCAGCCAGGACTACACGATCGGCAACGTGATCCTGCTGCCGTTGTTCACGATCGTCGACGGCTACCGGCGCGGCATCCGCCGCCCGTGGCTGTACTTCGTGGCGAGCCTGTTCACCAGCTTCGCGTTCGCCTGGGCGTTCTACCTGGCCACCGTCGAACGCCAACGGCTACATGAAAAGTCGCTTCAGGCGGTCGGGGCGAGCGTCGGGTAG
- a CDS encoding alkene reductase, producing the protein MTFTLTDDSALLQPITIGATTARNRLFMAPLTRSRAQSDGTPSDLQVEYYAQRASAGLIITEATAISQVGTGAYVNTPGIYTDQHQEKWAEVASAVHAEDGLMFVQLWHVGRMAHPDISGAESVAPSAIAAKMLAHTPAGKKPLPVPRALDTDEIAGVVAQFRAAARRAVDAGLDGVEIHSANGYLLHQFLADATNTRTDRYGGSAENRARLTAEVIEAVADEIGAERVGLRISPGNGAGDVNEVDTVSAYEALLERISPLGLAYLHVLINPDAPEFGIVRALWSGPFVLNTGREVDTSFCELENLADWGAISAAAVGRAYLANPDLIERLRTGAELTEPDVATFYSPGPAGYIDYPTLAPTA; encoded by the coding sequence ATGACGTTCACGCTGACTGACGACTCAGCCCTGCTTCAGCCGATCACCATCGGGGCGACCACCGCCCGGAATCGGCTGTTCATGGCGCCGCTCACGCGGTCGCGCGCGCAGTCGGACGGCACGCCGAGCGACCTGCAGGTCGAGTACTACGCGCAGCGCGCATCGGCGGGGCTGATCATCACCGAAGCCACGGCCATCTCGCAGGTCGGCACCGGCGCCTACGTCAACACCCCGGGGATCTACACCGACCAGCACCAGGAGAAGTGGGCCGAAGTCGCTTCAGCCGTGCATGCCGAGGACGGGCTGATGTTCGTGCAGCTGTGGCACGTCGGCCGGATGGCGCACCCGGACATCAGCGGCGCCGAGTCGGTGGCGCCCTCGGCGATCGCGGCGAAGATGCTGGCGCACACCCCGGCCGGCAAGAAGCCGCTGCCGGTGCCACGGGCACTGGACACCGACGAAATCGCGGGCGTGGTCGCGCAGTTCCGTGCTGCCGCGCGCCGTGCCGTCGACGCCGGTCTCGACGGGGTCGAAATCCATTCCGCCAACGGTTATCTGCTGCACCAGTTCCTGGCTGATGCCACCAACACCCGCACCGACCGGTACGGCGGATCGGCAGAAAATCGCGCGCGGCTGACCGCCGAGGTGATCGAGGCGGTCGCCGACGAGATCGGCGCCGAGCGGGTGGGGTTGCGGATTTCGCCGGGAAACGGCGCGGGCGACGTGAACGAGGTCGACACCGTCTCTGCCTATGAGGCTCTGCTGGAACGGATTTCGCCGCTCGGTCTGGCATACCTGCACGTCTTGATCAACCCGGACGCACCCGAGTTCGGAATCGTCCGGGCACTGTGGTCCGGACCGTTTGTCCTGAACACCGGCCGCGAGGTCGATACCAGTTTCTGCGAGCTGGAGAACCTCGCCGACTGGGGTGCCATCAGCGCAGCCGCGGTTGGCCGGGCCTACCTGGCCAACCCTGACCTCATCGAGCGGTTGCGCACCGGCGCCGAGCTGACCGAGCCAGACGTGGCCACGTTCTACTCGCCGGGACCCGCGGGCTATATCGACTACCCGACGCTCGCCCCGACCGCCTGA
- a CDS encoding HNH endonuclease signature motif containing protein has translation MGSINAALEALDTAIELLGAVDIEELSGPERFAAIERLETAIRRQRAISHSQIAHLERYEGCPPIPVVLADVLRISRGAARRRARDAEQLVPRRALTGELLPPLLPATAKAWDGGLLDGDHVRVIQKFFRDLPDHVGPVAVEKAERTLAGHAQSMRPDQLEKVADRLAIHLNPDGRFSDEDRARKRGFVWCGGQRADGMSVGKLVADPQLRSMLEAWFAKFAAPDTDDLRSHGQRQHDALTELVQARLGDPKLGQHKGLPVTVIVTTTLQELQAGAGHAVTAGGTMVPIPDLIGMATRANHYLAVFDGVSGKSLWLGRSKRLASADQRIMLLAKYRGCTAPGCTVPGYGSQVHHAAKDWKHGGNTDVDDMTLACKCDNLLVENDGWTTRQLPNGQTEWIPPPDVPMIGGTNDYHHPERFLPKDDDP, from the coding sequence ATGGGTTCGATCAATGCGGCGTTGGAGGCGCTCGACACCGCGATCGAACTGTTGGGCGCCGTCGACATCGAGGAGCTGTCCGGACCGGAGCGGTTCGCCGCCATCGAGCGACTCGAAACTGCGATTCGTCGACAGCGCGCCATCTCGCACAGTCAGATTGCCCACCTGGAGCGGTACGAGGGGTGCCCGCCGATACCGGTCGTGCTGGCTGACGTGTTGCGGATCAGCCGCGGCGCGGCACGGCGTCGGGCGCGGGATGCCGAGCAGTTGGTCCCGCGTCGGGCATTAACGGGTGAATTATTGCCCCCGTTGTTGCCGGCGACGGCGAAAGCCTGGGACGGTGGGCTTCTCGACGGTGATCACGTGCGGGTCATTCAAAAGTTCTTCCGCGACCTGCCCGATCATGTCGGCCCGGTCGCGGTCGAGAAAGCCGAACGCACGCTGGCTGGGCATGCCCAGAGCATGCGGCCCGATCAGTTGGAGAAGGTCGCTGACCGGTTGGCGATCCACCTCAACCCCGACGGGAGATTCTCCGACGAGGACCGGGCGCGCAAGCGGGGGTTTGTGTGGTGCGGTGGTCAGCGCGCCGACGGGATGAGTGTCGGCAAGCTGGTGGCCGATCCGCAGTTGCGGTCGATGCTGGAGGCATGGTTCGCCAAATTCGCTGCACCTGACACTGACGATCTGCGTAGCCATGGCCAGCGCCAACACGACGCGCTGACCGAGCTGGTTCAAGCCAGGCTCGGCGATCCCAAACTCGGTCAGCACAAGGGACTTCCGGTCACCGTGATCGTGACCACGACCCTCCAGGAGTTGCAGGCGGGCGCGGGCCACGCTGTCACGGCGGGTGGAACGATGGTACCGATTCCGGATCTGATCGGGATGGCCACGCGCGCCAACCACTACCTCGCGGTATTCGACGGGGTGTCGGGTAAGTCGTTGTGGCTCGGGCGATCCAAACGGCTGGCCTCGGCAGATCAGCGAATCATGTTGCTGGCCAAGTATCGCGGCTGCACCGCCCCGGGCTGCACCGTGCCGGGATATGGCAGTCAGGTCCATCACGCAGCCAAGGACTGGAAACACGGCGGCAACACCGACGTCGACGACATGACTCTGGCATGCAAATGCGACAACCTTCTGGTGGAAAACGACGGCTGGACCACTCGGCAACTCCCCAATGGCCAGACCGAGTGGATCCCGCCACCTGACGTGCCAATGATCGGTGGAACCAACGACTACCACCATCCTGAGCGTTTCCTGCCGAAAGACGACGATCCATAG
- a CDS encoding LLM class F420-dependent oxidoreductase, translating into MGEVGGLKVDRGVISRLAGVADAARELERIGYDGCWTAEINHDPFLPLTLAAEHTTRIELGTSIAVAFARNPMNVANIGWDLQDYSQGRLLLGLGTQIKPHIEKRFSMPWSHPARRMGEFVTALHEIWACWRDGTKLSFDGEFYTHRLMTPMFVPEPHPYGSPKIVIAAVGELMTEMCGEVADGMIAHAFTTKRYFDEVTIPALQRGMAKSGRSRGDFQLMAPVFVVTGSDETEMAAAAAASRKQIAFYASTPAYRKVLELHGWGELQTELHRLSLEGQWDTMATLIDDEILSTFAVVAPLDGLASALKERCDGIIDRVMVGLPASASEATVRGFLDEVRTG; encoded by the coding sequence ATGGGCGAGGTCGGCGGTCTCAAAGTCGATCGGGGCGTGATCAGCCGGCTCGCCGGGGTCGCCGATGCGGCGCGCGAGCTGGAGCGAATCGGCTACGACGGCTGCTGGACCGCCGAGATCAACCACGACCCATTCCTACCGCTGACCCTGGCCGCCGAGCACACCACACGGATCGAACTGGGGACGTCGATCGCGGTGGCGTTCGCCCGCAATCCGATGAACGTGGCCAACATCGGCTGGGATCTGCAGGACTACTCACAGGGTCGGCTGCTGCTCGGGTTGGGCACACAGATCAAGCCGCACATCGAGAAGCGGTTCAGCATGCCGTGGAGCCACCCGGCCCGGCGCATGGGCGAATTCGTCACTGCGCTGCATGAGATCTGGGCCTGCTGGCGCGACGGCACGAAGCTGAGCTTCGATGGCGAGTTCTACACCCACCGGCTGATGACGCCGATGTTCGTCCCTGAGCCGCATCCGTACGGGTCGCCGAAAATCGTGATCGCCGCCGTCGGCGAGTTGATGACGGAGATGTGCGGCGAGGTGGCCGACGGCATGATCGCGCACGCGTTCACCACGAAACGGTATTTCGACGAGGTGACGATTCCAGCGCTGCAGCGAGGAATGGCCAAATCGGGCCGCTCGCGCGGCGACTTCCAGTTGATGGCACCGGTATTCGTCGTCACCGGTTCGGATGAGACGGAGATGGCAGCCGCTGCGGCGGCTTCGCGGAAGCAGATCGCGTTTTACGCTTCCACGCCCGCGTATCGAAAAGTGTTGGAGCTGCACGGCTGGGGTGAGTTGCAAACCGAGTTGCATCGGCTCTCGCTGGAAGGCCAGTGGGACACCATGGCCACGCTGATCGACGACGAGATCCTGTCGACGTTCGCCGTTGTCGCGCCGCTTGATGGTCTGGCTTCAGCGCTGAAGGAGCGCTGCGACGGGATCATCGACCGAGTGATGGTCGGGCTGCCCGCCTCGGCTTCCGAGGCCACCGTGCGCGGGTTCTTGGACGAGGTGCGCACCGGCTGA